From a region of the Hymenobacter jejuensis genome:
- a CDS encoding coiled-coil domain-containing protein produces the protein MAETSTSTTTITTFIGDITVPNPDFRFVYDVRLSQYPTDADNLALAKAYQWTNQQIGSELPSVQVLETICNAFEFEKEEPRRVLQATYGHGKSHLALALANFFGQPAGSPEVEAVLAGVKHVAPGVEARLRTFKEERTPYLVLRLTGGGADSLSAAVVRGFETALQENPATKGIDLGLWFDKALAALAKFSPEQVTIANSYLEIHAAAENLDVGALRATLQGAHRDGRHRELIHKLVEHVLGVYPNFGAALSPRELMNHMGREYCGPGKPFTGILVLFDEFAAFVEAYARQYGLHTDSLPLQSLLDGISDLRQAEPGNPVKLNKAVFLAFSQQDPDDVAELAMQERGAGKSALADLKKELTRLPNEARHPLYSPMEAVLDAYLKQDKAVWDALTPDDSVADNDVIDAVDSVRNFFPMRYTAAAGWDLDKIRMTMAYGCHPLHPVTTALLCSATLRAGSGARTVLSFVKDTMLHCKRRPAIAADGRLCWIRPIALVAYYQHQLVSDDAWKQYQTTLRKAIPANIPDTEAILQAILLYETAGFKPGDTEATDYNGALAVLTGLSRTAVRRALTTLCDTAGYIEYDSVSETYRFWANNQDGSQVRQAVVEGLEKLKRDEIKWLAAVNEGLLSEEAKFTSVGEVAFHNTTGGDWGARVVFVPRAQWSAPRLATLLKLQTLEANGRLADAARGYVIAPLAADEAEVQWLRQHAEKDLNQAIASFSDQKQVPPVVVILPKKSHEALLNGLLELNVLGNLSEAQKRTLGTEPITQRRTTVRNNVQSALDALKDDLRKATEYQVPSLHLSGIESRLTGKKTVNLAHVLQAAYETVYYRFAPYLGDSTRGTNLRAAVGLAVPKLYRGSFVDWDEAARNMGRARDLYSKVLRVGTPASWGVVDTSERVTAPKLPLVKHAWEVLEAAVPPGAKNHSLRPALLQLLNAPYGYDPWSLGILFGTWYGVNRHQLEITDQHKRPLEYKSWLGTSNDFRGILETMLHTYNIRASRRNEEVVEGEVQSLVTKLRYAHSESISLAEAEPAVQQLSQYADTEGGNPGLRKEAKQAAEQLGHELKQAQEYERRITEGIAALETVPTTPGGIKQLIELVQLFNDPTKAGVPLGMVVPPSQQTIGQGQKRAAAKLRQLLTEVAAELANISSLRGYDLSKRQLGVLLSLVSPLGEPDLDRRIRDAEQLLEERHDEFSKEGQDAGIREKITEARRANSLADWRELLAYFQGANPKADSTVSLVAEATLTLNTKRLETEAWLLTMCERANTLTEAPAIASFERDLNRKAAQFEGTPEADQIKELERKADRVSKLLSNLKDQRREKPKTADDVRKVVREYERLAAREGLSEVQIGLVSQERADFERRFDEQRQAARQKLDELVARNEAQDAPAPLLTELERRLEFLPDEDKPRRDALDKDLRRRVAKDKASVAEKAFLDIGNRAEQKACLVRLQGLLDL, from the coding sequence ATGGCTGAAACCTCTACCTCTACCACTACTATCACAACATTCATTGGGGACATAACGGTGCCCAATCCCGACTTCCGCTTTGTATACGACGTGCGGCTCAGTCAATACCCTACCGATGCCGACAACTTGGCCCTGGCCAAAGCCTATCAGTGGACCAACCAGCAAATCGGCAGCGAGCTTCCGTCAGTGCAGGTACTGGAAACGATATGCAACGCTTTCGAATTTGAAAAAGAAGAGCCGCGTCGCGTGTTGCAGGCTACATATGGGCACGGCAAATCGCACTTAGCCTTAGCACTAGCCAACTTCTTCGGCCAGCCAGCGGGCTCACCTGAGGTGGAAGCCGTACTTGCGGGAGTAAAGCACGTGGCCCCTGGGGTAGAGGCCCGCCTCCGCACTTTCAAAGAAGAACGCACCCCGTATTTGGTGCTGCGTTTGACAGGTGGTGGGGCCGATAGCCTTTCCGCTGCCGTAGTGCGCGGTTTTGAAACCGCTCTGCAAGAAAACCCTGCTACTAAAGGCATCGATCTTGGATTGTGGTTCGATAAGGCCTTGGCAGCTCTTGCCAAGTTTTCACCTGAGCAGGTGACAATTGCTAATTCCTATCTCGAAATTCACGCCGCCGCCGAAAATCTTGATGTAGGTGCCTTACGCGCTACTTTGCAAGGCGCGCACCGAGATGGTCGCCACCGCGAGTTGATACACAAGCTAGTTGAGCATGTGCTAGGTGTATACCCCAATTTTGGAGCTGCGCTTTCGCCTCGCGAGCTGATGAATCACATGGGGCGCGAGTACTGCGGTCCAGGCAAGCCTTTTACTGGAATCCTCGTGCTCTTCGATGAATTTGCTGCTTTCGTCGAAGCATACGCTCGCCAGTACGGTCTGCATACAGACAGCCTGCCCTTGCAGAGCCTTCTTGATGGTATCAGCGATCTGCGTCAGGCCGAGCCAGGCAATCCGGTAAAGCTGAACAAGGCCGTTTTCCTGGCCTTCTCCCAGCAGGACCCCGACGACGTAGCCGAGCTAGCCATGCAGGAGCGCGGAGCCGGCAAAAGTGCATTGGCAGATCTTAAAAAGGAGCTAACTCGCTTGCCTAATGAGGCTCGCCATCCGCTCTATTCGCCCATGGAAGCCGTATTGGATGCGTACCTGAAACAGGACAAGGCGGTATGGGATGCCTTGACACCCGATGATTCGGTGGCGGATAACGACGTGATAGATGCGGTCGATTCCGTTCGCAACTTTTTCCCCATGCGTTACACTGCCGCTGCCGGGTGGGACTTGGACAAAATCCGGATGACCATGGCCTATGGCTGTCACCCCCTACACCCAGTCACCACCGCGCTGCTTTGCTCAGCTACACTGCGCGCCGGTTCTGGGGCTCGGACGGTTCTTTCTTTCGTGAAAGATACCATGCTGCACTGCAAACGCCGTCCTGCCATAGCCGCCGATGGCCGGCTCTGCTGGATACGCCCCATTGCTCTGGTAGCCTATTATCAGCACCAACTTGTATCTGACGATGCTTGGAAACAATACCAAACCACCCTCCGAAAAGCCATTCCTGCGAACATTCCCGATACGGAGGCTATACTGCAAGCTATTCTGCTGTACGAAACGGCAGGCTTCAAACCCGGCGATACGGAAGCAACCGATTATAACGGGGCCTTGGCAGTGCTTACTGGCTTATCTCGTACCGCCGTGCGCCGCGCCCTTACCACTCTCTGTGATACGGCTGGTTACATTGAGTACGATTCCGTAAGCGAAACATACCGCTTCTGGGCTAACAATCAGGATGGCTCGCAGGTGCGCCAAGCCGTTGTAGAAGGCCTTGAAAAGCTCAAACGTGACGAAATCAAATGGCTAGCTGCAGTCAACGAGGGGCTGCTTAGCGAAGAAGCCAAGTTCACATCGGTAGGAGAAGTAGCCTTTCATAACACCACCGGCGGCGACTGGGGCGCCCGCGTAGTATTCGTCCCGCGTGCGCAATGGAGCGCTCCTCGCTTGGCTACTTTGCTCAAGCTGCAGACGTTAGAAGCTAATGGTCGACTGGCTGATGCAGCCCGAGGTTACGTGATAGCCCCACTGGCTGCGGATGAAGCAGAGGTGCAGTGGCTCCGGCAGCATGCCGAGAAAGATCTAAATCAGGCCATAGCCAGCTTCTCCGACCAGAAACAGGTGCCTCCTGTTGTAGTGATACTGCCCAAAAAGTCACATGAGGCCCTGCTCAATGGCTTGCTGGAGCTGAATGTGTTAGGTAACTTATCGGAAGCCCAGAAACGTACGCTGGGAACAGAGCCTATTACTCAGCGGCGCACTACCGTTCGCAACAACGTGCAGAGTGCACTGGATGCGTTAAAAGATGATCTCCGCAAAGCGACCGAATACCAGGTTCCTTCTTTGCATCTATCTGGTATTGAGTCTAGGCTAACTGGTAAGAAGACCGTGAACCTAGCACACGTGCTGCAGGCAGCCTACGAAACCGTGTACTACCGTTTCGCTCCTTACTTGGGCGACTCAACGCGGGGAACTAACCTCCGAGCTGCCGTAGGGCTAGCAGTGCCAAAGCTGTATAGAGGCTCTTTTGTGGATTGGGATGAGGCTGCCCGCAATATGGGGCGTGCTCGCGACTTGTACAGCAAGGTGCTGCGCGTTGGTACGCCTGCATCCTGGGGAGTAGTCGATACAAGTGAGCGGGTTACGGCTCCTAAACTGCCGTTGGTCAAGCATGCTTGGGAGGTTCTCGAAGCTGCTGTGCCTCCTGGTGCCAAAAACCACTCCCTACGCCCAGCGCTGCTTCAATTGCTAAATGCTCCGTACGGCTATGATCCGTGGTCTTTGGGCATCCTGTTTGGGACTTGGTACGGCGTAAACCGCCACCAACTCGAAATTACGGACCAGCATAAACGTCCTCTCGAATATAAGAGCTGGCTTGGTACGAGCAATGATTTTCGGGGAATCTTGGAAACCATGTTGCATACCTATAACATTCGAGCAAGCCGGCGGAATGAAGAGGTGGTCGAAGGGGAAGTGCAAAGCTTAGTTACCAAGCTTCGTTATGCTCACTCTGAGTCCATAAGCTTGGCTGAGGCGGAACCAGCTGTTCAACAGCTTTCTCAGTATGCCGATACGGAAGGTGGAAATCCAGGCCTACGGAAAGAGGCAAAACAAGCTGCTGAGCAGTTGGGGCACGAGTTGAAGCAGGCTCAGGAGTATGAGAGGCGCATTACCGAAGGAATAGCGGCGCTCGAAACGGTGCCTACTACACCTGGGGGTATCAAACAGCTGATCGAACTCGTTCAGCTATTCAACGACCCTACCAAGGCTGGCGTGCCGTTGGGAATGGTAGTTCCTCCCAGTCAACAAACCATCGGCCAAGGGCAAAAGCGGGCTGCGGCCAAGCTCCGCCAGTTGCTCACTGAAGTAGCTGCCGAATTGGCTAACATAAGCTCTCTACGAGGTTACGACCTCTCTAAACGCCAATTAGGAGTTCTTCTGTCGCTAGTTTCGCCCTTAGGTGAACCTGACTTGGACCGCCGTATACGTGACGCTGAACAACTGTTGGAAGAACGCCACGATGAATTTAGCAAGGAGGGACAGGATGCCGGCATCCGTGAGAAAATAACTGAAGCCCGCCGCGCAAATTCTCTGGCGGATTGGCGCGAACTGTTGGCCTATTTTCAAGGTGCCAACCCTAAAGCCGATTCCACGGTATCCCTAGTAGCCGAGGCTACGCTCACGCTCAACACCAAGCGCCTCGAAACTGAAGCGTGGTTGTTGACTATGTGCGAACGTGCCAATACGCTCACGGAAGCTCCTGCAATTGCGTCTTTTGAGCGCGACCTCAACCGCAAAGCTGCGCAGTTTGAAGGCACCCCAGAAGCTGATCAGATTAAGGAGTTAGAACGGAAGGCCGATAGGGTGAGCAAACTGCTGTCCAACCTCAAAGACCAGCGCCGCGAAAAGCCTAAAACAGCCGATGATGTGCGTAAGGTGGTGCGCGAATACGAACGGTTGGCGGCCCGCGAAGGCCTGTCCGAAGTGCAGATAGGCCTGGTAAGCCAAGAACGCGCCGACTTCGAGCGCCGTTTTGATGAGCAGCGCCAAGCCGCCCGCCAGAAGCTCGACGAGCTGGTTGCACGCAACGAGGCGCAGGACGCTCCTGCGCCACTGCTCACCGAACTTGAGCGTCGACTCGAATTCCTGCCCGATGAGGACAAGCCCCGTCGCGACGCCCTTGATAAAGATCTTCGCCGCCGTGTGGCCAAAGATAAGGCTAGTGTTGCCGAAAAAGCTTTCCTCGATATCGGCAATCGTGCTGAACAAAAAGCCTGTTTGGTGCGCCTTCAGGGACTACTCGACCTATAA
- a CDS encoding DUF4007 family protein, protein MEPIREEKIAISYHRGFGLVRAAVAAVLRSLTEGNTRKQAEADLTLGPDQFTAAINYCERSGLIYQEKPTAFGLAALEHDSSLSESATQWAMHYFLSSPAINAPNYWANLTLNNLTLLGQLGQAQIGIAINEYSQEVSGWEPSDRTIKAGATAYVSTYGKEDGFGSLGILEETNVRHQYSVRQPRALSVGAFACLLADFWQRYWPDRSDIVLEQITQGELARVLLLSENKVNDLLGSLAAPDVALIKRQRKHLPYQIIRQPGLDAAMLWETHLYR, encoded by the coding sequence ATGGAGCCCATAAGAGAAGAGAAAATAGCAATTAGTTACCATCGTGGATTTGGATTGGTTAGAGCTGCTGTTGCAGCAGTACTTCGTTCACTTACTGAAGGCAACACGAGAAAACAAGCAGAAGCCGATTTAACATTAGGCCCAGATCAGTTTACAGCAGCCATAAATTATTGCGAACGTAGTGGGTTAATTTATCAAGAAAAACCCACCGCCTTCGGTCTAGCGGCATTGGAGCACGATTCTTCTTTATCAGAATCTGCGACCCAATGGGCTATGCATTATTTCCTATCTAGCCCGGCAATTAACGCACCCAACTATTGGGCTAATCTGACGCTAAATAATCTGACGTTATTAGGCCAGTTAGGTCAAGCGCAAATTGGAATAGCAATCAATGAATACTCGCAAGAAGTATCAGGATGGGAACCTTCCGATCGCACTATAAAAGCGGGTGCCACGGCGTATGTAAGCACTTATGGTAAAGAAGATGGATTCGGTTCACTGGGTATTCTAGAAGAAACAAATGTCCGCCATCAATACAGCGTGCGACAGCCCCGAGCGTTGTCGGTAGGTGCATTCGCTTGCCTCTTAGCCGACTTTTGGCAGCGCTATTGGCCTGATCGGTCAGATATAGTGCTAGAGCAGATAACCCAAGGTGAATTGGCCCGTGTACTATTACTCAGTGAGAACAAGGTAAACGACCTGCTGGGCTCCCTCGCTGCTCCTGATGTGGCACTCATTAAGCGCCAACGCAAGCACCTGCCATACCAAATTATTCGGCAGCCCGGCCTCGATGCCGCCATGCTTTGGGAAACCCACCTCTACCGCTAA
- a CDS encoding phosphoadenosine phosphosulfate reductase family protein codes for MNLPNYTGPLHPEGQKVRHILCLSGGKDSTALALYMRDKVPEMEYAFADTGEELPETYDYLALLEAQLGKNIERLNPDRPFQHHLDIRNGFLPSARQRWCTDLLKIKPFEAFVGDDLVYSYVGIRADENRSGYISSKPNIIPILPFKDDGLGYDDVMQILDDSGLGLPKYYEWRSRSGCYFCFYQQRNEWVGLKERHPDLFEKSKAFERLDEESGTRYTWNQREGLDELEDPDRMAQIKAGHQQRLERQKNFVPANLLDILGDDDSEEGCLICHL; via the coding sequence GTGAACCTCCCTAACTATACTGGCCCCCTGCACCCCGAAGGCCAAAAGGTGCGCCACATCCTTTGCCTCTCTGGTGGCAAGGATTCTACTGCTTTGGCCCTCTATATGCGCGATAAAGTGCCCGAGATGGAATATGCCTTCGCCGATACGGGGGAAGAGCTGCCGGAAACTTATGATTACTTGGCTTTGCTAGAAGCTCAGTTAGGAAAGAACATTGAGCGGTTGAATCCGGATAGACCATTTCAGCATCATCTCGACATTCGCAATGGTTTCCTACCGTCTGCTCGTCAGCGTTGGTGTACTGATTTACTCAAAATCAAACCCTTTGAGGCATTCGTAGGCGACGACCTCGTGTATTCCTATGTTGGCATTCGTGCCGATGAAAATCGTTCAGGCTACATTTCTAGCAAGCCCAATATTATTCCAATCCTGCCTTTCAAGGACGATGGGTTGGGGTATGATGATGTGATGCAAATTCTAGACGACTCCGGTCTAGGCTTGCCGAAATATTATGAATGGCGTAGCCGCTCCGGCTGCTACTTCTGCTTCTACCAGCAGCGCAATGAGTGGGTAGGATTAAAAGAGCGGCATCCTGATTTGTTCGAGAAGTCGAAGGCGTTTGAGCGGTTAGACGAAGAAAGCGGCACTCGATATACTTGGAATCAACGTGAAGGCTTAGATGAGTTGGAAGATCCAGATCGTATGGCGCAGATCAAAGCTGGTCATCAACAGCGTCTGGAGCGTCAAAAGAATTTCGTTCCCGCAAACCTTCTAGATATTCTAGGCGACGATGATAGCGAGGAGGGGTGTCTAATTTGTCATTTGTAA
- a CDS encoding DUF4007 family protein encodes MSVHSTVTEVHTLFETTAQTLLPQPPSFAGHQTFALRSSWLKKGIDALATNPSIFSSEEALVELGVGKNMVSAIRHWLLATQLVKPVAERSSYILPTELGHFLLADDGADPYLEDPATLWVLHWNLCGPGSQAYTWAYAFNVWREWEWTRPALSTAILTAARASSAKTSSPETVDRDVNVFLQTYVASSERSQNAEDGLDCPLRELGLLRSGFGSQEQYTFAIGPKPSLPAAIFTWALLKFWEWKFPGSSTISVRDIAHGEGSPGVVFKLDEDSALAYLDQLESLTAGALRFEDTPLVRQVVQTTTEGIQPADLLQQHYAAQLFA; translated from the coding sequence ATGTCTGTCCATTCGACTGTTACTGAGGTACATACTTTATTCGAAACTACCGCTCAAACTTTACTGCCTCAGCCGCCCAGCTTTGCGGGCCACCAGACATTTGCTCTGCGCTCTTCTTGGCTCAAAAAAGGAATAGATGCACTGGCCACCAATCCAAGTATTTTCTCCTCCGAAGAAGCACTGGTAGAATTAGGCGTTGGTAAAAACATGGTTTCGGCCATTCGCCATTGGCTGCTGGCTACTCAACTGGTAAAGCCAGTTGCCGAACGCAGCAGCTATATTCTCCCTACCGAGCTCGGGCATTTCTTGCTTGCTGACGACGGGGCTGACCCCTACCTCGAAGACCCTGCAACCCTATGGGTGCTCCATTGGAACCTATGTGGCCCCGGCAGTCAAGCTTACACTTGGGCGTATGCCTTTAATGTATGGCGAGAGTGGGAATGGACCCGCCCGGCTCTCAGCACAGCCATTCTTACAGCTGCCCGGGCTAGCAGCGCCAAAACTTCTTCGCCTGAAACCGTAGATCGCGATGTAAACGTGTTCCTGCAAACCTACGTGGCCTCGTCTGAGCGTAGCCAAAATGCCGAAGATGGGCTCGATTGCCCCCTGCGTGAGCTGGGTTTGCTGCGCTCCGGTTTCGGTAGCCAGGAGCAATACACTTTCGCCATCGGCCCCAAACCAAGTTTGCCCGCCGCCATTTTTACTTGGGCCCTGCTGAAATTCTGGGAGTGGAAATTTCCTGGATCGAGTACTATTTCTGTTCGTGATATCGCCCACGGCGAGGGTTCACCCGGTGTCGTGTTCAAGCTTGATGAGGATTCTGCTTTAGCTTACCTCGACCAGTTAGAATCCCTCACAGCTGGTGCGTTACGTTTCGAGGATACCCCTTTGGTACGCCAGGTTGTGCAGACCACTACGGAAGGGATTCAGCCTGCCGACCTTCTGCAACAACACTACGCCGCCCAGCTCTTCGCTTAA